In Leptolyngbya sp. SIO1E4, one DNA window encodes the following:
- a CDS encoding PilN domain-containing protein, whose product MYGLDINFLKDREIRPVETTAARPAAASGDRRPLYYGLAVAVAALALVGGYWLYLLQQIQRLEAREEELDAEIAEIQEQLDEIDTIRAQTELVEAENRAFAAVFDEIRPWSAFLKELRDRTPSRIQMTAVQQTAGTVIPGDAPAGEDEDDVPPPPSGGVDITGVACSFNDINDFVLTLQRSPLLDGRSVAISQAEKRTELLNPQEEGTCPDSPPDTPDFLVDFTIQGNLSDVPASDLLEVLDRQGAVGLATRIRALRDSGVIETP is encoded by the coding sequence ATGTACGGGCTAGACATTAACTTTCTAAAGGATCGGGAAATTCGCCCGGTGGAAACAACGGCGGCTAGACCAGCCGCCGCCTCTGGAGATCGCCGTCCGCTCTATTACGGCCTGGCAGTAGCCGTGGCAGCATTGGCGTTAGTCGGCGGCTATTGGCTATACCTCCTGCAGCAAATTCAGCGATTAGAAGCACGGGAAGAGGAGCTCGACGCTGAAATTGCCGAGATTCAAGAGCAGCTAGATGAAATTGATACAATTCGGGCACAAACAGAGCTGGTAGAAGCTGAAAACCGGGCATTTGCGGCTGTTTTTGACGAAATTCGACCTTGGTCAGCCTTCTTAAAAGAACTGCGCGATCGCACCCCATCCCGGATTCAAATGACAGCGGTGCAACAAACCGCAGGCACTGTGATTCCAGGAGATGCGCCTGCCGGTGAAGACGAAGACGATGTACCGCCGCCGCCATCGGGAGGGGTTGATATTACCGGCGTGGCCTGTTCCTTCAATGACATCAACGATTTCGTGCTTACCCTTCAGCGATCGCCCCTGCTCGATGGCCGCAGCGTTGCGATTTCCCAGGCCGAAAAACGGACAGAGCTATTAAACCCTCAAGAAGAAGGCACCTGCCCCGACTCTCCCCCTGACACCCCTGATTTTTTAGTGGACTTTACCATTCAAGGTAATCTGTCCGACGTGCCCGCTTCCGACTTGCTAGAAGTGCTAGATCGCCAAGGGGCAGTGGGTCTAGCAACCCGCATTCGTGCCCTTCGAGACTCTGGAGTGATAGAGACACCATGA